The sequence ACTTGCCCCTGACGAAGACTGCATCGGCGGACGCTGCGCGGAAGCGGTGCTGCGCGATCGTACGATACTCCGGCGAATCGTACCAGGCGCGCGCGCCGGCCTCATCGGGGAAGGAGATCAGGACGGTGCGCGTGCCGGGCCAGTGGCCTTCGAGCACGACGGGTGCTTCGTCGACGGCGAGCACCTCGGCCCCGTAGCGAGCCAGCACCGGGTCGGTGCCTTCAAGGTAGCGGGCGTAGCCGGATGCGTCGTGGACGTCGATGCGGGCGATGAAATAGCACTTCAACGGTGACCCTCCTGCCGCTCACGGTGCGCCAGCGGAGCGGGGGGGGGGGGGGCCGGGGGGGGGGGGCCCAGGGAACCTCCGGTTGCCTGATTTGTTCCGTTATCGCGACGCCTGAGCCATCCGCTATTTCCAGAACTCCCACCATTTCCGGTTCACGTGGCGCATTTCGGCCGCCGCGTCGTCCGCAGCAGCTTCGGCATCGTCGCGCCTGATCCGGTCAATGTACTGCTCCATCGTCGCGTCGAGTACCTGATGCTTGCCGGTTTCGAGCTGATAGACGTACACCGGCGAGTCGGCCCTCGAGGCATCCAGGAAGTAGCATTCCTCGCCACGGTCACTGCCGATGAAGAACGGGCTCAGGACACCATTCATCGCCATATCGTCCATGTTGAGATCGAGGATCGCTTCCACAGTATCGGGGAGCATGGCCTCGGTCCCGAACGATTCTGGTGGCAGCGGATAGTGGAGCATCGTGGCCCGGTAGGCGCCGGGCAAGGTTATGGACAGGCGTTCTTCGATCGTCTGCAGGTCGCTCTCGGTCATTGTCCCACCCTCCAGGTCAGGGCCGTGAACCCCAAGCGGGAATTCTCACCCGATTTCAATGCCGGCCGAGCGGGCAGCGTCGAAGTCGGGCTTCATGGGCGCTCGGTTCGTTGCCGCCGATGTCTGGATCACGGGCGCACCGCCACCGTTTCCACCATTTCGGCGCCGTCGGGCTGATGGAAGACGACCCGCACTGTATCAGCGTGGGGCGGCTGCTTCAAGAACTCGCGCCCTCTCCATTCGACCAGCGTTGCGACGTAAAAAACGGCGGGATCAATGTCGTGGATGCCGAACAAGGTGATCTCGTAGGTCGAGGCGCTTTCGGAGATCACGGCATGGTCAAACCAGTAGCTCGTATCGGGCCCGATGGTGCCCGTCAGGCGGACGGCCAGCGGGTCGTCGGGGCTCGCCAACGGTTCGACGGCCATGGAGTTCATGCTGATCGGGTATTCGATGAGGTAGTTGGGCTCCTCGGGGTCGTTGCAACCGGTCATGACCAGGAGGGCAGCGGTCAGCAGGGCTATGAATCGCATATCGATCCTCTCGTGGACATCGCCTACCGATCGATCACCCGCTGGATGCGCTCCTGCAGGTGCAGGTCCTCCTCGCCCTCGAGCAACTCGCGGGCAACACTGATCGCTTCGTCGCACGGAATGTGATAGAGGCAGCTGAGAATGTCCTCAGCGATATCTATCCCACCCTTGTCCCGCTTCGGATCCAACCCGAGATACTGGCTGCGCAATACTGACGCTGCGCGGCAATCGCCGAGGATCGCCAGGTCCTCGCGCACCCCGTGATAGCCCACTCGCTCGACGGATAGAAGCGCTTCAAACACGTCTGTTCCGTTGAACTCGGCAACGCCCCAACGAGCCGCGATGCGGTACAACATCTGCAAGTTCACGCGGTCTTGCGCCCATTTCGAGAGGGCCAACTGTTCTATCGCCGCCAGAATCCGCGGACGCAGGGGATCCTGACGACGGGCCTCGAACTTCGCGGCGGCGACTGGACCGGCCCACTTCGTGCCGTCTGAAATGGGCATACTCCCGAAGCAATCCACCGCCGTTTCAAAATAGGGATCGGTGGTGCCAGCCTCCAAAGCAACGACGCAGCGTACTCCGAACTCGACGCACTCGCCGGCCCAAACCGGGGTGGCTGGCGTGGAGCAGGCCACAAGGGACAGGCAAATTGCTACGAGGCTATCTCGCATCATGTACTCCTGCGACCAAGACCTAATGCAGCAGCGTCACAAACGCGGCGCCGGGAGCGGCTTCCGGATCATATCACACATCCCCGGCACGAGACCGCATAGATCGTCCGGGAATTCCACGCCGCCTTGCCCGTTCCGCTCCGGGCCCAGGGCCGCCAAATGGCTTCTGATTGCAATCGCCGTCGCGTGCCGCAGCGACATTGACATCCCGTGTCCGGTCCGGAAGATGTAGAACCCTTTCCTGACGCCCCGATGCAAACGCTGCAGCCACGCATAGTACGTCACTACGGGATCAGCCATCTTCGGCTGCGATGCCCAATAGCTCTCAGTGTCGTAGGGATCGCCAAGTGTGAAGCCGACGGACGTGCCGTCAGTCAACCGCACGGCAACGGAGTCCATCGTCACTGCCGTTGCGCTTGCAATGCGCTCGAACTCAGAGATGAAGCTGAGCGTGCGTTGCCGAATCAAGCTGCGATCCCAACTTTGCAGCGCCAGTTCCCTTTCGAGCATCGAGCATTCACTTCTGAGTAACGGGGCCATCACGGGCGTTGGTATGACGTCGCGGTCATCGAAGTTGGTGATATCGGGGAAAACGCGAATGCCGTCAATGTAGACGCGATTTTCGCTGCGCCGGACCACGACATTGCCGGAAATCCAGTGCCCATACAGGCAGACCTGGTTTGTCTCCAGTTCCAGAATCTGGTGAGCGGCAGCCGTCGTGTCGCTCTTGATGACACCATCGGTGTCGCGGTCGGGCACGAAATGGAACTCCAGCATCAATGAATCCCGTACCGCCAGCCCGTCCCGCCTGGCCGGCCTGTACTTGCTCAGCCAGGCGGCGAGCATGGCTGCACTCCTAAACGGCGAGCGTGGCCATCCAATCTCCCGCACAGCCTCCACGGCACCCGAAGGGGCGATGACCACCCGGACCGCGACCGAATCCTCCATTGCGGCAAGCCTCATGGAGCGCGAATAATATGCCGCTTCGCGGATCACAATCGACGGGCCTTCGTCCAGACTTGTGCCCTGGGCTCGGGCGCCGGTGGCGGTGGCGAGCGCGATGAGGAGGAAGTGCCAGTACCTGGCTTTCACGGACGCACCTGGAGACGCAGCACGCGCACTACCTCGATTCCATCAGCTGCACATCCACGAGCTCATAGCTCCCTCGTGCCACTCGCCGCAACTCAAAGCGTGTGTCCCAGTAGCGGACCGCGAACTCTGATGGCGAACGCCACTCAAGGAACTCAATTGGCGGTTGGTGCCCCCTCACGAACAGGGTCGCCTTCTGGATCTCGATGGCGCGCTCATGGAAGATATCCCCGTCAATGAGCACGGCATCGAGGAAGTACTCTCCCGGCTCGAAGACCTGTCTGGTGAAGGTGTTCTTCTCGCGATCGAAATCGATTCCCGGCTCCGGCATCGGCCACACAAGCTCTTCGATGATGACCGACGCATGCCCTTCATTGCGGAACGACTCGTTGCACAAACTCACCCTCAACACGAACGAATCCGCAGGCGCTCCGCGCGTCATGAAATGCACGTACTCCGGTGCCACGGCCGACGGCGTCGGTGTTGCCGGCACAATGGTGCCAGCCAATCCGCCGCCTGGCACAAGTGCAAGGCAAACGGCGATTGCGATAATGATTGCCGTATTCACCAGATCGCCATCCTCAGAACGAATACCCCACCACCTCCGGCCCCTCACCACTCCCGCCATCCCGCACATTCCGCACCACCACGACACGCTTCCCCGGCAGCACGAACCAGTTGTCGAACCGGGCGTCATCGGGCCCGCGCAGTTCCACCCGTTGCAAGTACTCGCCTGCTTCCGAATACACGTCGTAGGCGACGAACACGCCCGCGCCCAGCGGCGGCTCCGGCGACGGCGTGTATACGCACACCCGCCCGAGCTCGTCGCACCACAGGTAGGCCACGAACGGGTCCGCATCGGCGACTTCCCGCCCCGCGCCGCTGCCCTGCCTGGTGAACCTGGACGCGGTATCAGCCTTCTCGGCAGCGGTCCGATTGCGCCTGGCGGTCACCAGCTTGATCTCTACCGGTTCACCACCACCGGCCGGCAGCATCAGTATACGGGGACGGTCGCGGTCCGGGGCCAGATACACGTTTCCGGCGCGGCTCACACCCCAGGCTCTCCACACGAAATTGTAGAGTTCGGCCTCGTTCGTCGCTGGCCCCACGAGAGACGCAGCGGTGTCGGGGGCGCGATACAGGATCGCGGACGCCGTGCCGTCATCCGGAACGCGGGCCAGGACAGTCTGGAAGGCGCGCGTCTCCTTGGACTGGTCGGCCACCATGAAGGCCGCCACGTAGCCGCCGGCAATGCGACGTGCATCGTAGGTGGCCAGGGTACCGCTGCCGTCCGCATTCAGGCGCAGGTGGCCGCCGGACGCCGGCTGCCCCGCCGCATCGAACCACACCAGGCGGGACGACATCGCATCCAGCAGCCCGACCCGGCCGTCGGGCTCGACGAAGAGCCGGGATGGCATCCGCGTCTCGCCGGGACCGTCGCCGGGGCCGCCGATCGTGCGCAGGAACGCGCCCTTCGGGTCGATCACGAGCACCGTCTGCAGCTTGAAGTCCAGGAGGTAGGTATTGCCGGCGGCGTCGGCGGCGACGTCGATGATCTCGCCGATCATCGGGGAGTCATCGGATTCGGTCAGGTGCCATTGTTCCTCGAGGGTGGCGGTTACCAGCGATGGTTCGGTGATGGCGGGGGCTGCGGAGAGGACGCATGCAAGCAGCGTGAGGATCGTGCATATGTGCTTCATGAACTCGCTCCTGTTGGCTCTGCAGGCAAGCACCATGAGTGTGGCTAGTTCATGCTGCCCATGCCAGATGCGAATGAGTGCGCCCAGAATCCGATTCCTGCGGCAGCAGCCACGATGGCCACGAGAAACACGTTGCGAGTCACGGAGCTTCTTTCGCTTTCGATCGAGTAGATCTCAGAAGCCGGAATCGTTTGTTCTTCCACGCCACCGCTGTTCTGCAGGACCAGCACAATCTCCGACTCCGACACTCGAACGACCTGCCCGTAACGCTCTTCGCCCGAACTCATCGTCACACGAACTCTGGTGCCAGGTTCGGCAACCATAGGCGCGCGTCCATCGCCATGTTCCGCTGCTGGTAAAGCTAGCGATACTCGTCGATAGCTCGCACAGCTCGAAAGGATCGCTAGCAGCGCAACGCATGCAACCAGTTTTCCCGCAAGACGCATGACTCAGCTCCCGCTATCAAGCCAAGTGCGCAGCACCGATAAAAGCGTGCCGCAATGTTCGCTGGACCGCCCAACACCAGCTTCAGCAGCGAAGACTGCTCGCGCGGACCGTGCGCAGGCACGAAACGTGACAGGCGGCTTCGTCTGCTGCAAGCTCTGGTTATGCAACGCCGAGGCCTCCAGAAATGCACAGCTCCACAAACCGCTTACCTGTGAAATCTAGTACGAATGCGCGGCCAAATGAGCTGCGGTATGGCTCACGCGCAAGGTCGTCATGAACCTCAAGCGCGCTGGACTCGACGCTGCCGTCGCAAACTAGAACTATCCACTGTTCGCTTGAGTCACTCAACAGCGATCGGCATCGCGCCTCCTTTGCGTCAAGTGCCGACTGGACCAGATCGTGCGTAGTCTTGCCAACCCAAAATGCCCCCGAAAAATGCCATTGAGGGCCACCCTCATCGCCTAGGTACACGACGGACACAGAATCGACCTCTTCAGGCCAATCCGGACCCCAATTTGCCTCCGCCGAGAACTCCCGGTGGTCGCCTGGGCCGATCGGTTCGCGCGTCACCAGCGCGATCAACATCCGTGATATCTGCGCGACGCGATGATCGCGGATAGGTGTATTCTGCGAGAAGATGACAGCTACGTCGAAGTATGCGCTCGCAATCTCACAGTGCAATTGCATCGCCCTTTCAACGACGGCCGTGGCCAAGCCCCTTTGCCGGCGCTGCGGACTACCGCGCTCCTGTTCGTCTGCGTAGATACGACGCACCTCGATGGCAGCCGCGCATTCTCCAAATCGCGCAAGAACATCCGGGGGATCTTGCCCAGGCGCCAACTCCAAGTGGGCAGGAATCCCTCCCGCCTGCTGTAGCAGCCGCACCGCGCATATCTCAAACTGTTGCTTCTCGGTGAGCATGCAGTCCTTTTGCACTACACCAGCTTCAGCAGCGAAAACGGCTGGCGCGGGCCGATCGTCAGCACGGACCGTGACAGGCGGCTTCGTCTACTGCAAGCTCAGGTTAGGCGTCGCAGCGTGCCGATTCAATTGCATACACACCTTTGCCGACATTCTCGCAATTCAGGAGATGATGGCAATGTTTGACATCTTCGCGATGCCCTCCAGAGACTCGTAGATGTAGTAGTGGCCGACGATGCGGCACACCTTCACCTCAAGACTGCCTGTGTTCCAGAAGAACTCGATCGCGCCTGGCGCTCCAGTTGTCGGCCTCACTCCTGTCATTGGAACAAATATTCGGAATCCATCCATGTACACGAAGGTCAGCTCCTTGATGGTTACTCCACCGATCTTCAGGTAGACAGGACAGGCGCGACCCGTTGGATCGGGGTACACCGTGGTCCATCTTTCGGCATAGGCCTCCGAACAGTCACCGAAATGGATTTGAAATGTGTTGTCCGCCCGGCAGACCCAGACGTCCTTGTTGTCGATCTGCGCTTCTTCCCACACCCCTTCTTCCAGGAGCTTCTCAAAATCGTCAAGGGTGTTGCGCGGTTTCAATTGGTCGGCCATCTGCGCTAGGTCATGCCTTTGCTCTGCACTGGACTTCCTGTAATAGAGATACGTAAATAGCCAAGAGAAGAAGGCACCTACTACTATGCCCAGCGCCAAACTCATCCTTGCACCCCCATATCGTACACCTAATACCTTGCTTCAGCAGCGAAGACGGCTGGCGCGGCGCCTGCGCAAGCAGGCGACGTGACAGGCGGCTTCGTCTGCTGCAATCTCTGGTTAGGCAACTGGGCCATCAACTCTCGTCGCCTAGAATTTCAGCTTCTTTAGTGTCTCGAGCCTCTCGCGCCGCTCTCGAATCTCCTTCTGGATTCTCTCTTGCGCAGCTCGCTCCCGCCCTTGTGCTTCCCTTATCCTTTGTTCATTCACCATACTCGTTACAATTGGAATCCAACTCTTGAATGTGTCTATCACGCCCTGAGCGTTGCTGTTGTCTACGCGTTGGGCGATTGCGAAATTTCTATTGAATTCGAAAGTGCCAGGACCATTCCCATGAAGTGACCTGTGGCTATATAGACCCTGTCTAAAGAACTGAATCCAATCAGCGGGCGGCTCGGCATTCAACGTCAGAATGAGATGCCCGCGCTCAATATCGACGTCGATGATTGAGAGCTCCGGTATCTCATCCGGAGTGTACTTCGCCACGACCTGTTGCTCGGCAGCCCGCAGTTCCTGAGCCGCGAGATATTCGGTTCCTCGCGAAGAAATCTCCCGCTTCAGCTCTTCAATCGATTGATATCGCTCTCCGGGATCTTGCGAGATCAACCGCTCAACAATGTCGTCGAGAAACGCATGACTCGGATGTGCCCTG comes from bacterium and encodes:
- a CDS encoding DUF1330 domain-containing protein, which gives rise to MKCYFIARIDVHDASGYARYLEGTDPVLARYGAEVLAVDEAPVVLEGHWPGTRTVLISFPDEAGARAWYDSPEYRTIAQHRFRAASADAVFVRGKSADGQPPSAPSKEPA
- a CDS encoding SMI1/KNR4 family protein — encoded protein: MTESDLQTIEERLSITLPGAYRATMLHYPLPPESFGTEAMLPDTVEAILDLNMDDMAMNGVLSPFFIGSDRGEECYFLDASRADSPVYVYQLETGKHQVLDATMEQYIDRIRRDDAEAAADDAAAEMRHVNRKWWEFWK
- a CDS encoding energy transducer TonB — protein: MKARYWHFLLIALATATGARAQGTSLDEGPSIVIREAAYYSRSMRLAAMEDSVAVRVVIAPSGAVEAVREIGWPRSPFRSAAMLAAWLSKYRPARRDGLAVRDSLMLEFHFVPDRDTDGVIKSDTTAAAHQILELETNQVCLYGHWISGNVVVRRSENRVYIDGIRVFPDITNFDDRDVIPTPVMAPLLRSECSMLERELALQSWDRSLIRQRTLSFISEFERIASATAVTMDSVAVRLTDGTSVGFTLGDPYDTESYWASQPKMADPVVTYYAWLQRLHRGVRKGFYIFRTGHGMSMSLRHATAIAIRSHLAALGPERNGQGGVEFPDDLCGLVPGMCDMIRKPLPAPRL
- a CDS encoding 6-bladed beta-propeller → MKHICTILTLLACVLSAAPAITEPSLVTATLEEQWHLTESDDSPMIGEIIDVAADAAGNTYLLDFKLQTVLVIDPKGAFLRTIGGPGDGPGETRMPSRLFVEPDGRVGLLDAMSSRLVWFDAAGQPASGGHLRLNADGSGTLATYDARRIAGGYVAAFMVADQSKETRAFQTVLARVPDDGTASAILYRAPDTAASLVGPATNEAELYNFVWRAWGVSRAGNVYLAPDRDRPRILMLPAGGGEPVEIKLVTARRNRTAAEKADTASRFTRQGSGAGREVADADPFVAYLWCDELGRVCVYTPSPEPPLGAGVFVAYDVYSEAGEYLQRVELRGPDDARFDNWFVLPGKRVVVVRNVRDGGSGEGPEVVGYSF